A single window of Onychostoma macrolepis isolate SWU-2019 chromosome 16, ASM1243209v1, whole genome shotgun sequence DNA harbors:
- the kcnj21 gene encoding G protein-activated inward rectifier potassium channel 4, translating into MSSFKGQDVEKQGIKLPKKWIDSNEKIPTDRTMVVGGVVGGGNAGGQLRKRRQRYVEKDGKCNVHHGNVRETYRYLTDIFTTLVDLKWRFNLLVFTLVYTTTWVFFGFIWWLIAYIRGDLDHTDDNEWTPCVNNLNGFVSAFLFSIETETTIGYGYRVITEKCPEGIILLLVQAILGSIVNAFMVGCMFVKISQPKKRAETLMFSNTAVISMRDSKLCLMFRVGDLRNSHIVEASIRAKLIRSKQTKEGEFIPLNQTDINVGFDTGDDRLFLVSPLIICHEINKNSPFWDISQEQLVREEFEIVVILEGMVEATGMTCQARSSYLNSEVLWGERFTPVLSLEEGFYEVDYDTFHHTYPTPTPSCSARELAELAKKGEAIPLPPISPPATLGEPPSPEEKPEEENKAEQEEAEETVSNGDVNRMECVQE; encoded by the exons ATGAGTAGTTTTAAGGGCCAGGATGTGGAAAAGCAAGGCATCAAGCTGCCAAAAAAATGGATTGATTCCAATGAAAAA ATCCCCACAGACCGTACGATGGTTGTCGGGGGAGTTGTGGGAGGAGGAAACGCAGGAGGTCAGTTGAGAAAACGGCGTCAGCGCTATGTGGAAAAGGACGGCAAGTGCAACGTCCACCATGGAAACGTGCGCGAAACCTACCGTTACCTGACGGACATCTTCACCACGCTCGTGGACTTAAAGTGGCGCTTCAATCTGCTGGTCTTCACGCTGGTCTACACCACCACCTGGGTGTTTTTTGGCTTCATTTGGTGGCTCATCGCCTACATCCGTGGAGACCTGGACCACACTGATGACAACGAGTGGACGCCGTGTGTCAATAACCTCAATGGCTTCGTCTCAGCCTTCCTTTTTTCCATCGAGACCGAGACCACCATTGGTTATGGGTACCGTGTCATAACGGAAAAATGCCCTGAGGGCATCATCTTGCTTCTGGTGCAGGCCATCTTGGGCTCCATCGTCAATGCCTTCATGGTGGGCTGCATGTTTGTGAAAATCTCACAACCAAAGAAACGTGCCGAAACACTCATGTTTTCCAACACAGCTGTGATATCCATGCGGGACAGCAAGTTGTGTTTGATGTTCCGCGTTGGTGACTTGCGTAACTCACACATAGTGGAGGCCTCAATCAGGGCAAAGCTTATCCGCTCTAAGCAGACCAAGGAAGGAGAGTTCATCCCTCTAAACCAGACGGACATCAACGTGGGCTTTGACACGGGGGACGATCGGCTGTTCCTGGTGTCACCGCTGATCATTTGCCATGAGATCAACAAGAACAGCCCCTTCTGGGATATCTCTCAGGAGCAACTGGTGCGAGAAGAGTTTGAAATAGTGGTCATTCTGGAAGGAATGGTGGAGGCTACAG GAATGACATGTCAAGCCCGCAGCTCATACCTGAACTCAGAGGTGCTTTGGGGAGAACGTTTCACCCCTGTGCTCTCGCTGGAGGAGGGATTTTACGAGGTGGATTATGACACATTCCACCACACCTACCCAACACCAACCCCTTCCTGCTCCGCTCGGGAGCTTGCAGAACTGGCAAAGAAAGGGGAAGCTATCCCTTTGCCCCCTATTTCTCCTCCAGCAACACTGGGAGAGCCCCCAAGCCCAGAGGAGAAGCCTGAGGAGGAGAACAAGGCAGAACAAGAAGAAGCAGAAGAGACTGTTAGCAACGGTGATGTGAACAGAATGGAGTGTGTGCAAGAATGA